The nucleotide sequence GAGATCTATGCGCACCTGTTCCGGGGCGCCACGCTGGCCGAGCTGGAGGCGCTGTGGGCCCGCCCGAGCTGGCACGGCCGCCTCGCCCGGCTGGTCCTGAAGCTGCGCCTGGCGTAGAGGGGGAGGGGAGAGGGTTGCCCCTGTCCAGCACACACAATGCGCACGTTTGCCGCATACCACCGGAGTGGCAGACAGAGCGAACATCACGACCATGACGACGCCCACGACCCTCCCCCAGCAGCTGCCCGCCCTGGCCTACGCCGCCGCCCCAGAGAAGACTGGGTCAGCCACCAAATCACATTCATGCCAGTGCTGGAGATACCAGCAGTATCGCTAGGCACTCCTGGGTAAAGCCGTCACTTCCAGGTTCAGGGGACTGGTACTGTAGCCAACACCACGCCGGCAGAGTCGCGTACTGTGATCACTGCCCCGGTGAAGAATTGCGCCATGAGGTGTTCGGAAATCATCTGCTTGGGCGAGAGTCCGGCAGCTTCCATCCCAGTAGGCAACGGAAAGGCCCAGAAATAATGATCCTTGAACCGGTCAGCATAATAGGCGGCCACAACGCCATCAACGGTCACGTTCCAATGAGATACAGCCTGCACAGTGTTGGTGTTGGCGGTCAGTGTGGTGGTGGCAGTCTGGCCGGGCGCAAGGTTGACTGGCACGTTCGCAGCCCGGCCCAGCGCGACGTCTTGAGTCGCTGTAGCTGTTTTGCCCCATGTCCCGGTCAAGCTGAACGGTGCACTTTGCTGTGGCCAGACCACCGTGCGGACAAGCGCTGGCCCGGGGCTGAAGCTGTTCATGTTCCCGACCCAACTTGAACTCACGGTATTTTGAGCAACGACACTCAGTCCTGCTTCAACCACCAGGGGTTGCGTACCAGGGTTTGACAGCGTGCGCTGCGCCAGCGTCACCACGCTGACGTTGCTTTCTCCCTGAGTGTTGGCTGGAGTCAGCGTGCTGTATACTTCGGGCCACTTATAAGTGGAATACAGGTCACCCCAGGGGGTCGGCCCATGGAGCACGGCGCCGTCTGGAGCTTGACCCAGGAAAGCCTGGCCCACCTTCAGAAGGCCAGACTGATCGATTCCAAATGCCATTGCCTCGTCATCAGTGATGACGTGAGTGGCCGTTCCAGTGGCTGTGACTTGAACTGGATAAGGTGCGGTATCGGCACTCAAGGTTACCCGGACATTCAACCCGGCGGGTGCGCCCAAGAGCGGGCCATGGACCGGTGATGGCTGGAGAGGGTCGCCGACCCACATGGGTGGCGAGTCCGCAGTCGGGCCAGGCGTCTGAGGGGGGAACAAGCCGCCAGCAACAAAACAAAAGAAGCTGACATCAGGGGCCAGGCACGGCAGTAAGGGATACGGTTCATAACAGCCTCCGGTGCGGAGCCAAAGGGGCTCGACGATCCACCAAGGAGAATCGATTCAGGCGTCGAAGTTGTGCAGGCCCGACTCGGTTGTCGATTGTATTTACCGTCTAGTGCAGCATAGGCGATGAGAAGGCCGATCAGTGGATACCCCTGACATGCTCCCCCAGCGAGCCAGGCTGAAGAGGGACACTCTCCTCTACCTGATTCCCAAGAGGCAGAGCGTCTTCCGCTGGCATCTCCTGTCAGTCTGAATCAAGGCGTAACCCTCTAAAAACGACCTGCTCCTCTCACATTTTTGCCCTATACGGCAACCTCTTTTCGCAGTTACTTAATCTCTATAACCGGTGAATCGGCTGGTCCAGAACAGGAGAAGGTCGTCTTGATTTTTGCACCGGAGTTCTCCTCTATCTCTGTATGCCCAACCCACTTGAAGCCAGAGGCAGTGTCCAGGATTCCGTCCTCCCAGGCACTGCTAATGGATGCGGTCGTCGGGAATTTGAGTTTCTCTTTGAGCGCGCGCTCGCAGTTGACGACAAAAATGAGTTGACGATCCCCAACAGGACTGGGCGGCCCAATCCTTGGTAGAAGGCCGACGCCGATCAAGATGAAGACAACGAGAATGACAGGGACGGCCAAAAGCCCACAACCCCAGCGCGTACAACCTCGGCGACGCTCAGGTCTGAGTGGGATTCGATCTGCCTCTTCGGGCTCAATCTGTGCGCAGTTGCCAGGATCCGAGGTCATCTTGATAGAGTAGATCGCCCCGGAGGGTGGCTGCGACGTTGTACTCCTACCCTAAAGGGGGCGGCCCAGACCATCAGGTGTCCGGCCCGCCCCCTTGCATGGACCATACGGGTTAAAGGGTCCCCTTAAGGGTGCTGGCGACCTTGAAGCCGACCTTCTTGCCGGCCGGGATCTGGATCTTCTCGCTCGTGCCGGGCTTGACGCCGGTGCGGGCGACGGTGGCCTTGACGCTCAGCGTGCCCAGACCGGGCAGACCCACGGTCTTGCCGGCGCGCAGGGCCTCGACCGTGCCGTCCAGCAGGGCGCTGATCGCCTCGTCCGCCTGTTTCCTGGTCAGGCCGGTCTTCTCGGCGACCTGTAGGACGAGCTGGATCTTGGCGATCTTGTTGCCCTCGGTCGGTGCTGCGGCCGGCTTGCTCCCCACGGTCTTTTTCGTCATGCCTGCATCTTGGGCACAACGAGGTAGGGGAGATGTAACGCCACCTAACACTTTCAGGCTTTCTGGATCACCCAGGCCTGCAACTGGGCGGCGGCGTCCGGCCCGAGCGTCCAGTCCGCGCCGCCCGAGGCCTCGCCCGACCCCTCCGCGTGCACCGTCACCACGCCTCCGGCGCTGCTCAGCCTCGAGCGTCAGACGGTGGCCCTCAGGGAGGCATCCTCGCCCCGGACTGCGGCCGCGACGACCCGGTCGAAGTCCACCGCGTAGGTCGGGCTCAGGTCGAACCAGAAGACACTCTGGCCGGAGACCTCCCCGGTGAGGCGGTAGGTCGCGCCGTAGAGGGCCACGTCGAGCGTGGCGCCCTCGGGAGCCACGGGGGTCAGGGTCAGGTGCTGGGGCATGGTCCCAGGGTAGGTCAGGGCTTGCGCGGGCCGGATGCGGGTTGCCCCTTCACGACTTCATACGCCTGGTCGAGGGCCGCGTCGATGGCCGGGCCTGCACCCAGGGCGTAGCGGGCGCCAGCGTGCCCCTTGCGTGGGGTCTGGGTCAGTAGCCCGGCCGCGAGCAATTCGTCGAGCAGCTGGCGCACTCGACTGGTGTCCAGGACTGCGCCGCGTTCGGCCATCCGGTTCGAGACTTCCTCGACCGACTGCGGCTCCAGGGTGAGCAGCAGCAGGATGCGGACTTGCCAGAAGGTGAGGGGAGAAGACATCGGCACAGGGTAGGTCAGTCACTCGACCGGCACGGCTTCATAGAACCCGAAATCTAACCAGGCTCCGGCGCGCCCGACATCCTGGCCGGTGAGCTCGAGCTCGGTCTGCCAGAGGTCCCACGCGGCGACCTGCACCTCGGGGTGGCAGCCCAGGTCATCGGCCAGCTGCCAGTGCCGCATCTCGGGCGGCCAGCCCTGACCGGCACGCCCGTATAACTCGTCCAGCAGCAGTGCGATCTGTGACGGAGTGAGGTGGGCGGGCATCCGGGGCACGCTACCCTGCCGGGATGGCAGCGTTCTACGCGGATGTAGTGCACGTCCCCAGTGGTGAGACAACGCGGCGCCTGGGGCCATTCGAGACGGCGCATGAGGCGCGCACAGCGAGTGTGGAGGATGCGGGGCGGCCGCTCATTTGGGAGCGCGTGCCGGGCTGGTGGATCGCCGAGAAGTATCCCCTGCAATGGCAGGTGCAGGTGCCGGAGGCGGCGTCCACTCCGGTTGAGGGGAGACCTATGGGGGCTGTTGAGCCGGAGGGCGACCTCTAGTCTTGCTCCTTACAGTGAATGGCAAGACTGACAACTTGTGGTTGCTGGTCTATGCCTCCCAGAGCACCCGTCCCCTCCAGCATCTGCCGGGGCCAAAACGCCTGAGCCCTGCATCAGGGGTGAGGTTGACGAGGCAAGGACGCTGACCGCCCCTCGGTCACCTCATAGGCCTGATCAAGCGCCGCATCAATCGCCGGCCCAGCGCCCAGCCCGTAACGCGTACCCGCGTTCCCTTGCCTTGGCGTCTGGGTCACCAGCCCGGCAGCGGTGAGTTCCTCAAGAAGTTGCCGCATGCGGGAGGTGTTCAGGACTGCGCCCCGGTCGGCCATTCGGTTCGTGATCTCTTCGACCAACTGCGGCTCCAACGTCAGCAGGAGCAGGACTCGTGACTGCCACAGTGTGAGCGGACGGGTGGTCATGAGGCGGTATCTGAGTGACATGGTCTCTGCCGATCGCATACCGCATCGAATCGCGTCCCCGCCGAAGTCAAAGACGTGTGGGTGAGGGAGTCCGTGTTGCCTAATGCTCTGCGGCCTTTAAGCATGAGTGCTTCGCCACAGGTGTTCTTGCCAGATGGCCTGCGC is from Deinococcus sp. Leaf326 and encodes:
- a CDS encoding HU family DNA-binding protein; amino-acid sequence: MTKKTVGSKPAAAPTEGNKIAKIQLVLQVAEKTGLTRKQADEAISALLDGTVEALRAGKTVGLPGLGTLSVKATVARTGVKPGTSEKIQIPAGKKVGFKVASTLKGTL